In one window of Nesterenkonia sandarakina DNA:
- a CDS encoding ABC transporter permease, translating to MTYIRSFLNIVALPLILLFIWFLATLGEESFFVPTPQLLVETFINTWTVDRFVGDVFPSLGRLIVGITLSILIGIIGGLLIGSFRWLRALLEPTLEFFRAIPPTVLIPVLMLLVGIGDEMKVSVIVLGAVWPILLNTIEGVRSMDEVLADTSRTYGMTKINSIRYLILPSAMPQIMAGIRQSLSIALILMVISEMFASTEGLGFTIVQFQRSFAIPEMWSGIVLLGLIGVILSFVFQLAERWILGWYHGLREIEQAA from the coding sequence ATATCGTGGCCCTGCCGCTGATCCTGCTCTTCATCTGGTTCCTCGCCACGCTCGGGGAGGAGAGCTTCTTCGTCCCGACCCCACAGCTGCTGGTCGAGACCTTCATCAACACCTGGACCGTGGACCGCTTCGTCGGCGACGTCTTCCCCTCGCTGGGGCGGCTCATCGTGGGCATCACGCTCTCCATCCTGATCGGGATCATCGGAGGCCTGCTGATCGGCTCCTTCCGCTGGCTGCGGGCCCTGCTGGAGCCCACCCTGGAGTTCTTCCGCGCCATCCCACCTACGGTGCTGATCCCGGTGCTGATGCTCCTGGTCGGCATCGGCGACGAGATGAAGGTCTCGGTGATCGTGCTCGGCGCCGTCTGGCCGATCCTGCTGAACACCATCGAAGGTGTGCGCTCCATGGATGAGGTGCTGGCCGACACCAGCCGGACCTACGGGATGACCAAGATCAACAGCATCCGCTATCTGATCCTGCCCTCGGCCATGCCGCAGATCATGGCCGGGATCCGGCAGTCACTCTCCATCGCGCTGATCCTGATGGTGATCTCGGAGATGTTCGCCTCTACCGAGGGCCTCGGCTTCACCATCGTGCAGTTCCAGCGCTCCTTCGCCATCCCTGAGATGTGGTCCGGGATCGTCCTGCTGGGACTGATCGGCGTGATCCTCTCGTTCGTCTTCCAGCTCGCCGAACGCTGGATCCTGGGCTGGTACCACGGCCTGCGCGAGATCGAACAGGCTGCCTGA
- a CDS encoding ABC transporter ATP-binding protein, with translation MLSVKNLKKVYHTDGGDIEAVRNLTFDLPKGQLACLVGPSGSGKTTLLKCISGLMAPSAGEVTLHGEKVTGPPKSMAVVFQEYGRSLFPWLRVAENVELPLKNQGMDKSTRKDMVAEALEAVGLSHVPKSYPWQLSGGMQQRVAIARAVAYQPEVLLMDEPFAAVDAQTRADLEDLVRGVWKKLGVSVLFVTHDIDESVYLGERVIILSSSPTIIQEDVLVDLPAERDQLETRSSQRFAELRHHVYEQIQLAKKGFRPEDAAAMT, from the coding sequence ATGCTCTCGGTGAAGAATCTGAAGAAGGTGTACCACACCGACGGCGGCGACATCGAGGCGGTCAGGAACCTCACCTTTGACCTCCCCAAAGGTCAGCTGGCCTGCCTGGTGGGACCCTCAGGTTCGGGCAAGACCACGCTGCTCAAGTGCATCTCGGGCCTGATGGCGCCCAGCGCCGGGGAGGTCACCCTGCACGGGGAGAAGGTCACCGGGCCGCCGAAGTCCATGGCTGTGGTCTTCCAGGAGTACGGCCGCTCGCTCTTCCCCTGGCTGCGCGTGGCCGAGAACGTGGAGCTTCCGCTGAAGAACCAGGGCATGGACAAGTCCACCCGCAAGGACATGGTCGCCGAGGCGCTGGAGGCCGTGGGGCTCTCCCATGTGCCGAAGTCCTATCCCTGGCAGCTCTCCGGCGGCATGCAGCAGCGCGTGGCCATCGCCCGGGCGGTGGCCTACCAGCCGGAGGTGCTGCTGATGGATGAGCCCTTCGCCGCGGTGGACGCGCAGACCCGCGCCGATCTGGAGGACCTGGTCCGGGGCGTCTGGAAGAAGCTGGGCGTCTCGGTGCTCTTCGTCACCCATGACATCGACGAGTCGGTGTACCTGGGCGAGCGGGTGATCATACTGTCCTCCTCACCGACGATCATCCAGGAAGACGTGCTGGTGGACCTTCCGGCCGAGCGGGATCAGCTCGAGACCCGATCCTCCCAGCGCTTCGCCGAGCTGCGCCACCATGTCTATGAGCAGATTCAGCTCGCCAAGAAGGGGTTCCGGCCCGAGGACGCCGCGGCGATGACCTAG
- a CDS encoding MarR family winged helix-turn-helix transcriptional regulator: MPPSTPAAPAPSAEKSATPETSEERFRQSPLAREVAFLTARARGRGNALANQLLADLDLKVRHFSVLAMACSGTNPSQRELGGFLDLDPSQVVALVDVLEGRGAIRRESDPRDRRSKILVATETGRELYAQATERTREAEEQTLQALSPAERDQLRELLAKIVF; encoded by the coding sequence ATGCCCCCCTCGACCCCCGCGGCGCCCGCCCCGTCAGCCGAGAAGTCCGCGACACCCGAGACGAGCGAGGAGCGCTTCCGACAGTCCCCGCTGGCACGGGAGGTCGCGTTCCTCACCGCCCGCGCCAGAGGCCGCGGGAACGCTCTGGCGAATCAGCTGCTGGCCGATCTGGACCTGAAGGTGCGGCACTTCTCGGTGCTCGCCATGGCATGCTCCGGGACCAATCCCTCCCAGCGCGAGCTCGGTGGATTCCTGGACCTGGATCCCAGTCAGGTGGTGGCGCTGGTCGACGTGCTGGAAGGGCGCGGTGCGATCCGTCGGGAATCGGACCCGCGGGACCGGCGCTCGAAGATCCTGGTCGCCACCGAGACCGGCCGCGAGCTCTACGCCCAGGCCACCGAGCGCACCCGGGAGGCCGAGGAGCAGACCCTGCAGGCGCTGAGCCCGGCCGAGCGGGATCAGCTGCGCGAGCTGCTCGCCAAGATCGTCTTCTGA
- a CDS encoding SDR family NAD(P)-dependent oxidoreductase → MSLQDKVAIVTGSGAGLGLAYAQELAAQGAAVVVNDVDQAHADAAVAAIESAGGRAVAVVAPVGSTETAEQLVEAAVSSFGGLDILVTNAGILRDKSLLKMSDDDFDAVINVHLKGTFTCVRAAYKHFKTEGVAGRIVCIGSPTGQRGNYGQTNYAAAKAGIVGMVRTWALEMTRAGVSVNAVIPVAATAMTKTVPYFQKAVEADEQGEPMPDFFRKGLGFGTAQDAAGVVAFLSSDAVNGITGQVIGAGGDRLQVWSHPEPVVQEFHDGGWDYTTLQTQGREILQANLQSVGESMPELPAELQPTS, encoded by the coding sequence ATGTCGTTGCAGGACAAGGTAGCCATCGTGACCGGTTCCGGAGCGGGGCTCGGCCTGGCATATGCCCAGGAGCTCGCCGCCCAGGGCGCCGCCGTCGTCGTCAACGACGTGGACCAGGCCCATGCAGATGCCGCCGTGGCAGCCATCGAGTCCGCCGGCGGGCGTGCCGTGGCCGTGGTGGCCCCGGTGGGCTCCACCGAGACCGCCGAGCAGCTGGTCGAAGCCGCGGTGAGCAGCTTCGGCGGCCTTGACATCCTGGTCACCAACGCCGGGATCCTGCGTGACAAGTCGCTGCTGAAGATGTCAGACGATGACTTCGACGCCGTGATCAACGTCCACCTCAAGGGCACCTTCACCTGTGTGCGGGCCGCGTATAAGCACTTCAAGACCGAGGGTGTGGCCGGACGGATCGTCTGCATCGGCTCCCCCACGGGTCAGCGCGGGAACTACGGACAGACCAACTACGCGGCGGCCAAGGCCGGCATCGTCGGGATGGTGCGCACCTGGGCTTTGGAGATGACACGTGCCGGGGTGAGCGTCAACGCCGTGATCCCGGTGGCGGCCACCGCGATGACCAAGACCGTGCCCTACTTCCAGAAGGCCGTCGAGGCCGACGAGCAGGGTGAGCCCATGCCCGACTTCTTCCGCAAGGGCCTGGGCTTCGGCACCGCCCAGGACGCGGCCGGCGTCGTCGCGTTCCTCTCCTCCGATGCGGTGAACGGCATCACCGGCCAGGTCATCGGCGCCGGCGGAGACCGGCTGCAGGTCTGGAGCCATCCGGAACCGGTGGTTCAGGAATTCCACGACGGCGGCTGGGACTACACCACGCTGCAGACCCAGGGGCGGGAGATCCTCCAGGCGAACCTGCAGTCGGTGGGCGAATCCATGCCGGAGCTCCCCGCCGAGCTGCAGCCCACCAGCTAG
- a CDS encoding amidohydrolase family protein: MRYQSAIDVHAIEAVDTHVHLEMDSAGHRALPELFFEASAKYFKTAERTPSIDRIAELYRSHRMAAVVFTVDARTQMQHAPNSIDDLVAGCLRNNDVLLPFGSVDPRTGPAALIEARRQAEELGVRGFKFHPTVQGFDPSDAQFYPLWETLQEIGLPAIFHTGQNGMGAGTPGGAGLKLKYSNPLLLDDVAADFPGLPIIMAHPSVPWQDEAISIATHKSNVYIDLSGWSPKYFPEVLTRSANNILASKLLFGTDYPLITPEKWLGAFAELPIKEESRPKILKHNAVKLLGLDAGTSTEPGSRAGSVDAASSGVHDA; this comes from the coding sequence ATGCGCTACCAATCCGCGATCGACGTGCACGCCATCGAGGCCGTGGACACCCACGTCCACCTGGAGATGGACTCGGCAGGACATCGCGCGCTGCCCGAGCTGTTCTTCGAAGCCTCCGCGAAGTACTTCAAGACCGCCGAGCGCACCCCGAGCATCGATCGCATCGCGGAGCTCTACCGGTCCCACCGGATGGCCGCGGTGGTCTTCACCGTGGACGCCCGGACCCAGATGCAGCACGCGCCGAACTCCATCGATGACCTGGTGGCGGGGTGCCTGCGCAACAACGACGTCCTGCTGCCCTTCGGCTCGGTGGACCCGCGCACCGGCCCGGCGGCGCTCATCGAGGCGCGGCGGCAGGCCGAAGAGCTCGGCGTGCGGGGGTTCAAGTTCCATCCCACGGTGCAGGGCTTCGACCCCTCGGATGCGCAGTTCTACCCGCTGTGGGAGACGCTGCAGGAGATCGGGCTGCCGGCGATCTTCCACACCGGGCAGAACGGCATGGGGGCCGGCACGCCGGGCGGGGCTGGGTTGAAGCTGAAGTACTCCAACCCGCTGCTGCTCGACGACGTCGCCGCGGACTTCCCAGGACTGCCGATCATCATGGCGCACCCCTCGGTGCCCTGGCAGGATGAGGCGATCTCGATCGCCACGCATAAGTCCAACGTCTACATCGACCTCTCCGGGTGGTCCCCGAAGTACTTCCCCGAGGTTCTGACCCGCAGCGCGAACAACATCCTCGCCTCGAAGCTGCTCTTCGGCACCGACTACCCGCTGATCACCCCCGAGAAGTGGCTCGGCGCCTTCGCCGAGCTGCCGATCAAGGAGGAGTCCCGGCCCAAGATCCTCAAGCACAACGCCGTGAAGCTGCTGGGACTCGACGCCGGAACGTCCACGGAGCCCGGCAGCCGCGCCGGCTCGGTGGACGCCGCGTCCTCAGGGGTCCACGATGCGTGA
- a CDS encoding acyl-CoA dehydrogenase family protein, with amino-acid sequence MREPVTGSVIPSDLYGFAERLTPAERAVITELRGVLTERVHPHLNAAWDEARFPEEIIAPLRELHLMDPPALREAGEGVREIFLGFRNFELTRCDINVATYYNAQASLFRTVCTMGGSAEQARELDAKIASYELTGVFGLTEPEHGSDVAGGLATAATQDPETGDWTIDGAKRWIGGATAADVVATFARDTADGQVKCFLVPTHAPGVTMEVIARKASLRIMQNAEITYQGVRVPDSARLQRINSFSDVAGCLRRMRSDVAWMATGAMAGAYEAALAYVARREQFGRPIAGFQLIQEKLALMLGNLTAALGMVVQLTEQQAAGIYRDEDSALAKMYTALRLRETVALAREVCGGNGITLDTDVARFHADAEAIYSYEGTHEINALIVGRAVTGVGAFT; translated from the coding sequence ATGCGTGAACCGGTCACCGGCAGCGTGATCCCCTCGGACCTCTACGGCTTCGCCGAACGGCTCACCCCGGCCGAGCGCGCGGTGATCACCGAGCTGCGCGGGGTGCTCACCGAGAGGGTGCATCCGCACCTGAACGCGGCCTGGGACGAGGCGCGCTTCCCCGAGGAGATCATCGCCCCGCTGCGAGAACTGCACCTGATGGACCCGCCCGCGCTGCGCGAGGCCGGCGAGGGAGTCCGCGAGATCTTCCTGGGCTTCCGAAACTTCGAGCTCACCCGGTGTGACATCAACGTGGCCACCTACTACAACGCCCAGGCCAGCCTGTTCCGCACGGTCTGCACCATGGGCGGCTCCGCCGAGCAGGCCCGTGAGCTCGACGCCAAGATCGCCTCCTATGAACTCACCGGGGTGTTCGGACTGACCGAGCCCGAGCACGGCTCCGACGTCGCCGGAGGCCTGGCCACCGCAGCCACCCAGGACCCGGAGACCGGCGACTGGACCATCGACGGCGCCAAACGCTGGATCGGCGGCGCCACGGCGGCCGACGTCGTCGCCACCTTCGCCCGGGACACCGCAGACGGGCAGGTCAAGTGCTTCCTGGTCCCCACGCATGCCCCGGGGGTCACCATGGAGGTCATCGCTCGCAAGGCCTCGCTGCGGATCATGCAGAACGCCGAGATCACCTACCAAGGGGTCCGGGTCCCGGACAGCGCGCGGCTGCAGCGGATCAACAGCTTCTCCGACGTCGCCGGATGTCTGCGCCGGATGCGCTCCGATGTGGCCTGGATGGCCACCGGGGCGATGGCCGGCGCCTACGAGGCCGCCCTGGCCTACGTCGCGCGCCGTGAGCAGTTCGGCCGCCCGATCGCGGGCTTCCAGCTGATCCAGGAGAAGCTCGCGCTGATGCTGGGCAACCTGACCGCCGCACTGGGGATGGTCGTCCAGCTCACCGAGCAGCAGGCCGCCGGGATCTACCGGGACGAGGACTCGGCGCTGGCCAAGATGTACACCGCGCTGCGGCTGCGCGAGACCGTGGCGCTGGCTCGCGAGGTCTGCGGCGGCAACGGAATCACCCTGGACACCGATGTCGCCCGCTTCCACGCCGACGCCGAGGCCATCTACTCCTACGAGGGCACCCATGAGATCAACGCGCTGATCGTGGGGCGTGCGGTGACCGGAGTAGGAGCGTTCACCTAA
- a CDS encoding MaoC family dehydratase translates to MTDTHTARTVVSFEDARSMAGTDLGETDWREITQEMVNTFADATDDHQWIHVDPERAKDGPFGAPIAHGFLTLSLIIPFWGELFDVTDVSTKLNYGLDKVRFTAPVTVGSKVRMRGRISAVEEVKGGGLHLVVDATFEVEGQERPAVVATFLARFYP, encoded by the coding sequence ATGACCGACACCCACACCGCCCGTACCGTCGTCTCGTTCGAGGACGCCCGCAGCATGGCCGGGACCGACCTGGGCGAGACCGACTGGCGCGAGATCACCCAGGAGATGGTCAACACCTTCGCGGACGCCACCGATGATCACCAGTGGATCCACGTGGACCCGGAACGCGCCAAGGACGGCCCGTTCGGAGCCCCCATCGCCCACGGCTTCCTCACCCTGTCCCTGATCATCCCGTTCTGGGGCGAGCTCTTCGATGTCACCGACGTCAGCACCAAGCTCAACTACGGACTGGACAAGGTCCGGTTCACCGCGCCGGTGACCGTGGGCTCGAAGGTGCGGATGCGCGGGCGCATCAGCGCCGTGGAAGAGGTCAAGGGCGGAGGCCTCCACCTCGTCGTCGACGCGACCTTCGAGGTCGAGGGTCAGGAGCGCCCCGCGGTGGTCGCGACCTTCCTGGCCCGCTTCTACCCCTGA
- a CDS encoding ABC transporter substrate-binding protein, translating into MKKNIASITGLAAVSILALSACGSGSPSGGDEAENGAEAGGGNGEMTQITVGVLPIAPSVGIYYGIENGVFEEHGLDVELSDSNAGAAMLPAVSNQQLQFGIGNPNSVLNANDRGLDMRIITGYSNSLAEGDDIAGVVATAESGIEDWDDLEGNTVSVNALQTQGDLTIMEAVEQAGGDPSAVEFSEMPFPDMQAQLEQGNTDAIWVPEPFLSNALADEANQLVGYSFQDSIPGMPTMVSFSSGEYVEENPEVAQAFSDAMNESLQMAEEDPDGVRALLPEFIDLPEEAAENLRMEELDGEIRTEQLEQAGELMVKFDFISDEPDTSTLYFDGE; encoded by the coding sequence ATGAAGAAGAACATCGCATCGATCACCGGACTCGCAGCGGTCAGCATCCTGGCTCTGAGCGCCTGCGGCTCCGGCTCCCCCTCCGGCGGGGACGAGGCCGAGAACGGCGCCGAGGCCGGCGGCGGAAACGGCGAGATGACGCAGATCACCGTCGGCGTGCTGCCGATCGCCCCCTCGGTGGGGATCTACTACGGCATCGAGAACGGCGTGTTCGAGGAGCATGGGCTCGACGTCGAGCTCTCCGACTCCAACGCCGGAGCCGCGATGCTGCCCGCCGTGAGCAACCAGCAGCTGCAGTTCGGCATCGGCAACCCGAACTCGGTGCTCAACGCCAACGACCGTGGCCTGGACATGCGGATCATCACCGGATACTCCAACTCGCTGGCCGAAGGCGATGACATCGCCGGCGTCGTCGCCACCGCGGAGAGCGGCATCGAGGACTGGGATGACCTCGAGGGCAACACGGTCTCGGTCAACGCGCTGCAGACCCAGGGCGACCTGACCATCATGGAAGCGGTGGAGCAGGCCGGCGGCGACCCCAGCGCCGTGGAGTTCTCCGAGATGCCGTTCCCCGATATGCAGGCGCAGCTGGAACAGGGCAACACCGACGCCATCTGGGTCCCCGAGCCGTTCCTGAGCAACGCACTGGCCGACGAGGCGAACCAGCTGGTCGGCTATTCCTTCCAGGACTCGATCCCAGGCATGCCGACCATGGTGAGCTTCAGCTCCGGGGAGTACGTGGAGGAGAACCCCGAGGTCGCTCAGGCCTTCAGCGATGCCATGAACGAGTCGCTGCAGATGGCAGAGGAAGACCCCGACGGCGTCCGCGCCCTGCTCCCGGAGTTCATCGACCTGCCCGAGGAGGCGGCCGAGAACCTGCGCATGGAGGAGCTCGACGGTGAGATCCGCACCGAGCAGCTCGAGCAGGCCGGGGAGCTGATGGTGAAGTTCGACTTCATCAGCGATGAGCCCGACACCTCCACGCTGTACTTCGACGGCGAGTAG
- a CDS encoding ABC transporter substrate-binding protein translates to MKHPSHGAFALCAVLALTACGSGSPSGDADGEPAEENAAADGELTEVELGLIPIVDVAPIYLGQREGIFEEHGLDLTLTLAQGGAAIIPAVSSGDMDFGFSNVTSLLIAADNGLPLQTVAAGPQTTGDSENDFGAVLVKPNSGIESAQDLEGQRVAVNTLNNISDSMISQGVLEAGGDPSAVDFVEVGFPDMLAQLEADNVDAIFAVDPFASMADDEGHDRIFAPYADVVEDLGVGTYFASQQLVDEDPELVESFHTAVRESQAYAEENPEAVREVLLEYTSIDESMLEEISIPAFPEDVNLGSLEEVAEISERHGLIGELPDVEDLVWEGAR, encoded by the coding sequence ATGAAACACCCCTCCCATGGGGCCTTCGCCCTCTGCGCCGTTCTCGCCCTCACCGCCTGCGGCAGCGGCTCACCCTCCGGCGACGCCGACGGCGAGCCCGCCGAGGAGAACGCCGCGGCCGACGGCGAGCTCACCGAGGTTGAGCTCGGCCTGATCCCCATCGTCGATGTCGCTCCGATCTACCTGGGACAGCGAGAAGGCATCTTCGAGGAGCACGGCCTGGACCTGACGCTGACCCTGGCACAGGGCGGCGCCGCGATCATCCCCGCTGTCTCCTCCGGGGATATGGACTTCGGGTTCTCCAATGTGACCTCGCTGCTCATCGCGGCGGACAACGGGCTCCCGCTGCAGACCGTCGCGGCAGGACCGCAGACCACCGGCGATTCCGAGAACGACTTCGGGGCAGTCCTGGTCAAGCCGAATTCCGGCATCGAATCCGCCCAGGACCTCGAGGGCCAGCGGGTGGCGGTGAACACGCTGAACAACATCTCCGACTCGATGATCTCCCAGGGCGTGCTCGAGGCAGGAGGGGACCCCTCCGCCGTGGACTTCGTCGAGGTCGGCTTCCCCGACATGCTCGCCCAGCTGGAAGCCGATAATGTGGACGCCATCTTCGCCGTAGACCCCTTTGCGAGCATGGCCGACGATGAGGGACACGACAGGATCTTCGCTCCCTACGCCGACGTCGTGGAAGACCTGGGCGTGGGCACCTACTTCGCCTCCCAGCAGCTGGTCGATGAGGACCCCGAGCTGGTGGAGAGCTTCCACACCGCGGTGCGGGAGTCCCAGGCCTATGCCGAGGAGAACCCTGAGGCGGTGCGGGAGGTGCTGCTGGAGTACACCAGCATCGATGAATCCATGTTGGAGGAGATCAGCATTCCGGCTTTCCCGGAGGATGTGAACCTGGGTTCCTTGGAGGAGGTCGCGGAGATCTCTGAGCGGCATGGGCTCATCGGCGAGCTCCCCGACGTCGAGGATCTGGTCTGGGAGGGCGCCCGATGA
- a CDS encoding acyl-CoA synthetase, translating into MRNHGLGDWIHRRRVRSAGQTALISAGGEQTYDQLAQRIDKLADALAERGISPGDRVAYLGENSAAFLETLFATGSLGAVFVPLNTRLAPPEIAFALQDSGAQLLIASTPLIPLAAPACRETGVQRVLTVAEGAAAGGELAEFPVPVEDFAAALEAGAEFHRDVSVELDDLAVILYTSGTTGNPKGAMLTHGNLTWNAINVLTDFDLSSTDVALMIAPLFHVAALGQGALPVLLKGGSIILEQRFEPGRVLALIQEHRVTNISGVPTTFQLLCEHPTWQDTDISSLRNLTCGGSAVPLRVLDAYESRGLAFTMGYGMTETSPGATTLPPAYSRSKQGSGGLPHFHTDVRVVDPADQPCPVGEVGEIQVHGPNVIAEYWNRPEATASSFVQEPDGRWLKTGDMGYFDEDGFLFISDRLKDMIISGGENIYPAQVEQQIAALEAVAAVAVIGVEDARWGEVPRAVIVVREGHELTEEQVLRHLDGKLARYKIPKSVVFVESMPRTASGKIRKPDLRRQYA; encoded by the coding sequence ATGAGGAATCACGGACTGGGCGACTGGATCCACCGCCGCCGGGTGCGTTCGGCCGGTCAGACCGCGCTGATCAGTGCGGGTGGCGAACAGACCTATGACCAGCTGGCGCAGCGCATCGACAAGCTCGCCGACGCCCTGGCCGAGCGCGGGATCAGTCCCGGGGACCGAGTGGCGTATCTCGGGGAGAACTCCGCGGCCTTTCTTGAGACGCTCTTCGCCACCGGGAGCCTGGGAGCGGTGTTCGTGCCGCTGAACACGCGACTGGCTCCGCCGGAGATCGCGTTCGCGCTGCAGGACTCCGGGGCCCAGCTGCTCATCGCCTCCACCCCACTGATCCCGTTGGCGGCTCCGGCCTGCCGGGAGACCGGGGTGCAACGCGTGCTGACCGTGGCGGAGGGAGCCGCTGCGGGTGGCGAGCTCGCCGAGTTCCCGGTACCCGTGGAGGATTTCGCGGCGGCCCTGGAGGCAGGCGCGGAGTTCCACCGCGACGTCTCCGTGGAGCTCGACGACCTCGCCGTGATCCTCTACACCTCAGGGACCACCGGCAATCCCAAGGGCGCGATGCTCACGCACGGGAATCTGACCTGGAATGCGATCAACGTGCTCACCGACTTCGACCTCTCCAGCACCGACGTCGCACTGATGATCGCACCGCTCTTCCACGTCGCAGCGCTGGGCCAGGGGGCGCTGCCAGTGCTGCTCAAGGGTGGGAGCATCATCTTGGAGCAGCGCTTCGAACCGGGCCGGGTGCTGGCGCTGATCCAGGAGCACCGGGTCACCAACATCTCCGGGGTGCCCACCACGTTCCAGCTGCTGTGTGAGCATCCGACGTGGCAGGACACAGACATCTCCTCGTTGCGCAACCTCACCTGCGGGGGCTCCGCGGTGCCGCTGCGGGTGCTCGACGCCTACGAGAGCCGTGGACTGGCCTTCACCATGGGCTACGGGATGACCGAGACCTCCCCGGGCGCCACCACGCTGCCCCCGGCGTACTCGCGATCGAAGCAGGGCTCCGGCGGACTCCCGCACTTCCACACCGATGTCCGGGTGGTGGACCCGGCCGATCAGCCCTGCCCGGTGGGCGAGGTCGGTGAGATCCAGGTGCACGGCCCCAACGTGATCGCTGAGTACTGGAACCGACCCGAAGCGACGGCCTCCTCCTTCGTCCAGGAGCCTGATGGCCGCTGGCTCAAGACCGGGGATATGGGGTACTTCGATGAGGACGGCTTCCTCTTCATCTCTGACCGGCTCAAGGACATGATCATCTCCGGTGGAGAGAACATCTACCCGGCGCAGGTGGAGCAGCAGATCGCCGCTCTCGAGGCGGTGGCCGCCGTCGCCGTGATCGGGGTCGAGGATGCCCGCTGGGGCGAGGTCCCGCGTGCGGTGATCGTGGTGCGCGAGGGTCACGAGCTCACCGAGGAGCAGGTGCTGCGTCATCTGGACGGCAAGCTTGCCCGCTACAAGATCCCGAAGTCGGTGGTGTTCGTGGAGTCCATGCCGCGCACCGCCTCGGGCAAGATCCGCAAACCTGACCTGCGCCGGCAGTACGCCTAG
- a CDS encoding PadR family transcriptional regulator, translating into MEGPHALSLRYALLAILTAAPLTGYETAKRFEGSVGHVWHAPDSQIYPELRRMESEALVEGRQERWGPKGTKTRYYITEAGVTAFREWMATPLKYAPWRDVAHMQAAYFEWADPASVRMHLTQHAAHYTEQIAQWSSQVQAIESHEHPMIAARLERYPAEQHERIVAFKAFAYEGLIRQAQAEVDWAHRGLELLETLDAAAAPEETPQAASPAENPAASPGETPEAGSSTTA; encoded by the coding sequence ATGGAAGGTCCCCACGCCTTGAGCCTGCGCTACGCCCTCCTGGCGATCCTCACCGCAGCTCCGCTGACCGGGTACGAGACCGCCAAGCGGTTCGAGGGCTCGGTGGGGCACGTCTGGCATGCCCCGGACTCGCAGATCTATCCCGAGCTGCGCCGGATGGAGTCCGAGGCGCTGGTGGAGGGACGCCAGGAACGCTGGGGTCCGAAGGGCACCAAGACGCGCTACTACATCACCGAGGCCGGAGTGACGGCGTTCCGCGAGTGGATGGCCACTCCGCTGAAATATGCCCCCTGGCGCGATGTGGCCCATATGCAGGCCGCGTACTTCGAATGGGCGGACCCGGCGAGCGTGCGCATGCACTTGACGCAGCACGCGGCGCACTACACCGAGCAGATCGCGCAGTGGAGCAGCCAGGTCCAGGCGATCGAGTCCCATGAACATCCGATGATCGCCGCCCGGCTCGAGCGCTACCCCGCCGAGCAGCACGAGCGCATCGTCGCCTTCAAGGCCTTCGCCTATGAGGGGCTGATCCGCCAGGCCCAGGCCGAGGTGGACTGGGCGCACCGGGGCCTGGAGCTGCTGGAAACGCTCGACGCCGCGGCAGCGCCCGAGGAGACCCCGCAGGCGGCATCGCCCGCCGAGAACCCCGCGGCATCGCCCGGCGAGACCCCCGAGGCCGGCTCCTCGACCACCGCCTAG